A single Pagrus major chromosome 19, Pma_NU_1.0 DNA region contains:
- the pks1 gene encoding phthioceranic/hydroxyphthioceranic acid synthase, whose translation MEDAEDDIAVIGIGCNFPGGEGLDNFWRVLLEGKNCVVDIPAERFDTTFWYDADDSKPGKTQTTKAALIEGFNEFDHKFFGITEAEADSMDPQHKLLLQCTYRALEDAGVAMESINGSRTGVYIGLMNKDYEMLQSNSSTTISHYNCTGTAMSVAANRVSFTFNLTGPSFAIDSACSSSLVALHLACQAIKQGDCEMALCGGVSCIIEPKVYVALSKAKMISPEGTSKPFSSRADGYGRGEGCGVVLLKPLKNALKDYNKIWGIISKTAVNQDGRSVTPITKPSMTQQEELLRRIYSESDLANVQYIEAHGTGTPVGDPTEAGSISNIIAKAKPPGSETLRIGSVKSNIGHTESAAGVAGLIKVLLMMKHSTIVPSVFYSEDSASIDVKSLRMNIPIKAERWETNGSLERVAGINSFGFGGTNAHAIVREYRQTNVPSQIPKGCPKVFVISAASEKSLILSVTDTHQRLCSDQTVDLQALSYTSACGRSHVRHKYRKVFPTSSLSDLESQLTSTLKTKFESVRSDIQVVFVFCGNGVAYKGMCKQLMREVPVFRDKVREVENLFKSHQSFSISQWLAGENDNDGFSKPNVVQPLLFAIQVGIAALLKQWGVKPDAVLGHSVGEVAAAHCSGLLSLEDAVKVLHHRSTLQSKVTGGKMLIVGNVDVEKVLKILPEFSGKVCVAAFNSPQSCTLSGDADAINLLHQRLRIVFTEKNLFLHELDVPAAYHSHMMDPILDDIEKSIDPLVGNDKNCKLFSTVTGDSYSDGDFTTGRYWARNIREAVLFKQTLRAVTKDKQSRRNAVFVEIGPRRALQRNIHETLGDNAIVLSSVQPGRDYNTILSTVAKLFELGISVDWHQLYKGCETLPTAFPVYQFDNTKKELNFDAVRKANESSAFYPHTLISQIKQGDKEYTCNLSLDTASYLWEHKNNGVPIVPGALYVELAYASVMASLRPKKPVSLIQLSVRFESLFTLSSNCNQLKVTLDHAENDASFKIQSSVATHASGTYRCTDGTPLLEEPTICLDLISQRCKSVMRREEIYSILSQAGFEYGSVFRQLGDVHFGEEFKEAVATIQVPDELLKHLHDYFIHPVILDYFLQMTAVVAIRQLTAKQGFPSALSSVVISGPLQEEMVMYLGATQETPDFLEVCGSFCTTEGHVLVELKGVRISFLGNCSNVLLSWFFHNEINAIPVKRDLQSCQIKAIVFEDELGIAKGLRPYIHPESVLVESKEHWMADQVRNVVSHALDTNEDLTNVLFIWGVEDLSHLSSETTLDCLVSCCELFRQIVLALKESKRSWTVHVITYRSTETIVDHVNPGFVLAGMTRACAAEMVGLSFHLIDLASVTSEDIQTLVQVINTCEQQEVMISKGKASTTRIARTPIEEGGLNDIDIDSVNVSDFALQTSDPYRMAHLSAIPFNTNINHVQEKSVEIQLTNLCVHSSDYFPVTASHLNFGNTMYWNKHTSQNHKLLALDFSGIVTAVGKDVFNLRVGDHIASCYPVAATAKTIIPEAACYSTKRLPFLKETPCVSYLILAWEILQRVLSKVKQQQRKLLIISSSLASALMKVLALTANRSGWNVSSRPHYRRQLLHFDQSLAVVFLPPFDHTWQELYNSGGHDRHFIFVCSNQMSSSLPANMFALKCEHMHVHKVDMANVLQRANLQENNRNISNWLMSLGFDTASLPLKRETLQVSSTKEPQTNTDAESYFTTKTVQQVVLHHRESDCPVSDIPLLTRPGQLFKQNCVYIVTGGLSGLGLETLKFIAHNGGGCIATLSRSTPTDEMQSEMELLQRRYRVKIMNVQCDVSVSLQVVDAISKIEHRFSSCPIKGVFHSAAVLHDALIETLDQSLFRKVLQPKVSGALNLHYATLHKKLDFFVCYSSISSFIGNPSQCNYAAANSFLDTFCHYRRNLGLAGQSINWGPLNLGLLLNKDHFQKFLEAKGMMTMDVCDIQEALEKCLLMNRPQQVICRFNFKNLHIHVLSQNASLRERLSALVEIELKDDASNELKDQHLSSTHGSLRTIVSDISNVSVDELRDDSALCALGIDSMLAMTLQNKIFQETGVNIPLVRILDPNSTLTTLETIVMKNE comes from the exons ATGGAGGATGCAGAGGATGACATAGCTGTTATTGGGATTGGATGCAATTTCCCTGGAG gtgagGGGTTGGACAATTTCTGGAGGGTTCTGTTGGAGGGGAAGAACTGTGTTGTGGATATTCCAGCAGAGAGGTTTGACACCACTTTCTGGTATGACGCTGATGATAGCAAACCAGGAAAGACACAGACAACCAAAGCAGCTCTTATAGAAGG gTTTAATGAATTTGATCACAAGTTTTTTGGCATTACTGAAGCCGAGGCTGATTCCATGGACCCTCAGCACAAACTTCTCCTGCAGTGTACCTACAGGGCACTAGAAGATGCAGGAGTGGCGATGGAAAGCATCAATGGAAGCAGAACTGGAGTTTACATAG GTCTGATGAACAAGGATTACGAGATGCTCCAAAGTAACAGTTCCACTACAATAAGCCACTACAACTGCACTGGGACGGCAATGAGTGTGGCTGCTAATAGAGTTTCCTTCACCTTTAATCTCACCGGACCTTCTTTTGCCATCGACAGTGCCTGTTCTTCATCTCTGGTGGCTCTACATTTAGCCTGCCAGGCTATAAAGCAAG GAGACTGTGAGATGGCTCTGTGTGGAGGTGTCAGCTGTATAATAGAGCCAAAAGTGTATGTTGCTCTCAGCAAGGCCAAGATGATCTCACCTGAAGGGACCAGCAAACCTTTCTCCAGCAGAGCAGATGGCTACGGTAGAGGGGAGGGCTGCGGCGTAGTTCTCCTGAAGCCTCTGAAAAAC GCTTTAAAAGACTACAACAAAATATGGGGGATCATCAGCAAAACAGCCGTCAACCAAGATGGTCGTTCAGTCACTCCAATCACCAAACCATCCATGACACAACAAGAGGAACTCCTGCGAAGAATCTACTCAGAGTCTGACCTTGCAAATGTCCAGTACATCGAGGCACATGGGACAGGAACCCCAGTAGGAGATCCAACAGAGGCAGGAAGTATATCTAACATAATTGCTAAAGCCAAACCTCCTGGTTCAGAGACACTCCGGATCGGCTCTGTGAAGAGCAACATCGGACATACAGAATCTGCAGCTGGAGTGGCCGGACTCATTAAGGTACTCCTAATGATGAAGCATTCAACCATTGTTCCCTCAGTTTTCTACTCAGAAGACAGTGCCAGTATAGATGTAAAATCTCTGAGGATGAATATTCCGATTAAAGCTGAAAGATGGGAGACAAATGGGTCTTTAGAAAGGGTTGCTGGGATCAACAGCTTTGGGTTTGGAGGCACAAATGCACATGCGATTGTAAGAGAGTACAGACAGACCAACGTTCCCTCACAGATCCCAAAAGGCTGTCCAAAAGTCTTTGTAATATCTGCAGCCTCTGAGAAATCATTGATCCTGTCCGTCACTGACACCCACCAGAGGCTTTGCAGCGATCAAACAGTTGACTTACAGGCACTGTCGTACACTTCAGCATGTGGAAGGAGTCATGTGAGACACAAATATAGGAAGGTCTTCCCAACATCTTCCCTCTCAGATTTAGAAAGTCAGCTGACATCTACATTGAAAACCAAGTTTGAGTCAGTAAGGTCTGACATCCAGGTGGTCTTTGTGTTCTGTGGAAATGGAGTTGCCTACAAGGGTATGTGCAAGCAGCTCATGAGAGAGGTTCCTGTTTTTAGAGATAAGGTCAGAGAAGTTGAGAATCTATTCAAGAGTCATCAAAGTTTCAGCATCAGTCAGTGGCTTGCTGGTGAGAATGACAATGATGGTTTCAGCAAGCCAAATGTTGTTCAGCCTCTTCTTTTCGCGATTCAGGTTGGCATTGCTGCTCTCCTAAAGCAGTGGGGTGTCAAACCTGATGCCGTGCTTGGACACTCTGTTGGTGAAGTCGCTGCTGCTCACTGTTCTGGTCTCCTGTCTCTTGAGGATGCTGTGAAAGTGTTGCACCACCGCAGTACTCTTCAGAGCAAGGTCACAGGAGGGAAAATGCTTATCGTTGGTAATGTGGATGTGGAAAAGGTGTTGAAAATCCTTCCAGAGTTTTCTGGAAAAGTTTGTGTCGCAGCGTTCAACAGCCCCCAGTCCTGTACTCTATCAGGGGATGCAGATGCTATTAACCTCCTCCATCAGAGGCTGAGGATTGtctttacagaaaaaaatctcttcCTCCATGAGCTAGATGTTCCAGCAGCATACCACAGCCATATGATGGACCCTATTCTAGATGACATTGAAAAAAGTATTGATCCTTTGGTTGGCAATGACAAGAACTGCAAACTTTTTTCAACTGTGACTGGAGACAGTTATTCTGATGGTGACTTTACAACAGGCAGGTACTGGGCAAGGAATATCCGAGAGGctgttttattcaaacaaacactgcGTGCTGTGACCAAAGACAAGCAGTCAAGAAGAAATGCAGTCTTTGTGGAGATTGGACCTCGAAGGGCTCTCCAAAGAAACATACATGAAACTTTGGGCGATAACGCCATAGTTCTTTCCTCTGTCCAGCCAGGGAGAGATTACAACACAATCTTATCTACCGTGGCCAAACTATTTGAACTGGGCATCAGTGTGGACTGGCATCAGCTCTACAAGGGTTGTGAGACATTACCCACAGCTTTTCCAGTCTATCAGTTCgacaacacaaagaaagagtTGAATTTTGATGCTGTTAGAAAAGCTAATGAATCATCTGCTTTTTATCCTCATACGCTCATATCCCAAATAAAGCAGGGTGACAAAGAGTACACATGCAACCTCTCATTAGACACTGCATCATATCTGTGGGAGCATAAAAACAACGGTGTTCCCATTGTGCCAGGTGCATTGTATGTCGAGCTTGCTTATGCATCAGTGATGGCAAGTTTAAGGCCAAAGAAACCTGTTTCTCTGATCCAGCTCAGTGTAAGATTTGAGAGCCTGTTTACACTCAGCTCAAACTGTAATCAGTTGAAAGTGACGCTGGATCATGCAGAGAATGACGCTTCATTTAAGATACAGTCTTCTGTCGCAACACATGCCTCTGGCACATACAGATGTACAGATGGCACACCACTGTTGGAAGAACCAACCATTTGTCTTGACTTGATTTCCCAAAGGTGCAAATCGGTtatgaggagagaagagatttATTCAATTCTCTCACAAGCGGGATTTGAATATGGCTCTGTCTTCAGACAGCTTGGTGATGTGCATTTTGGAGAGGAATTCAAGGAAGCTGTGGCAACCATTCAAGTTCCCGATGAACTTCTGAAACACCTTCATGACTATTTCATTCACCCTGTGATATTAGACTATTTCTTGCAAATGACTGCTGTGGTAGCTATCAGACAGCTAACAGCCAAGCAAGGATTCCCCTCAGCTCTCAGTAGTGTAGTCATATCAGGACCACTACAAGAGGAAATGGTCATGTACTTAGGAGCCACACAAGAGACTCCAGACTTCCTTGAGGTATGTGGTAGCTTTTGCACCACAGAAGGTCATGTACTAGTGGAACTGAAGGGTGTGAGGATCTCGTTTTTGGGCAACTGCTCAAATGTTCTTCTGTCTTGGTTCTTCCACAATGAAATCAATGCAATTCCTGTGAAGAGAGACTTACAGAGCTGCCAAATAAAAGCAATAGTTTTTGAAGATGAACTTGGCATTGCTAAAGGACTCAGGCCATACATACACCCAGAGTCAGTGCTTGTGGAGAGCAAAGAGCATTGGATGGCAGACCAAGTTCGAAATGTAGTGTCCCATGCACTGGACACCAATGAGGATTTAACAAATGTTCTCTTTATTTGGGGTGTTGAGGATCTAAGTCACTTGTCATCTGAGACGACACTGGACTGCTTGGTGTCCTGCTGTGAGCTTTTTCGCCAGATTGTTTTAGCCTTGAAAGAGAGCAAACGCTCTTGGACTGTCCATGTCATAACCTATAGATCGACAGAAACAATCGTGGACCATGTCAATCCTGGTTTTGTGCTGGCTGGTATGACAAGGGCTTGTGCAGCAGAGATGGTGGGTCTCTCTTTTCACCTGATTGATCTTGCTTCTGTGACAAGTGAAGACATTCAAACGTTGGTTCAGGTAATAAACACCTGCGAGCAACAAGAGGTCATGATCAGCAAAGGGAAAGCATCAACAACAAGAATAGCAAGGACCCCGATCGAGGAAGGTGGTTTAAATGACATTGATATCGACTCAGTTAATGTGAGCGACTTTGCTCTACAGACATCTGATCCATACAGAATGGCTCACTTATCTGCCATCCCcttcaacacaaacataaatcatGTCCAAGAGAAGTCAGTTGAGATCCAGTTAACCAACTTATGCGTGCATTCATCTGACTACTTTCCTGTCACCGCTTCACATTTGAACTTTGGCAACACAATGTATTGGAACAAGCATACGTCGCAGAATCATAAGCTTCTCGCTTTAGATTTTAGTGGCATTGTCACCGCTGTTgggaaagatgtttttaatctAAGAGTGGGAGATCACATTGCTTCATGTTATCCAGTCGCTGCTACTGCAAAGACTATAATACCTGAAGCAGCGTGCTACAGCACAAAGAGACTCCCATTTCTGAAAGAGACTCCATGTGTTTCCTACCTTATACTAGCATGGGAGATCCTGCAGAGAGTGCTGTCTAAGgtgaaacaacagcagagaaagCTGCTCATTATCTCCTCCAGCTTAGCCTCTGCTCTGATGAAAGTTTTGGCTCTGACAGCAAACAGGTCAGGCTGGAACGTTTCCTCTCGGCCACATTACAGACGacaacttttacattttgatcAGAGCCTTGCAGTTGTTTTTCTGCCCCCATTTGATCACACTTGGCAGGAGTTGTATAACAGTGGAGGACATGACAGAcactttatttttgtatgtaGCAATCAAATGTCATCCTCACTGCCAGCAAACATGTTTGCACTGAAGTGTGAACACATGCATGTACATAAAGTAGACATGGCTAATGTTCTCCAGAGAGCCAATCTGCAAGAAAATAACAGGAATATCTCTAATTGGCTGATGTCTTTAGGCTTCGATACAGCATCTCTACCTTTAAAAAGGGAGACTCTTCAAGTATCAAGCACAAAAGAGCCTCAGACTAACACAGATGCTGAGTCCTACTTCACAACAAAGACTGTGCAACAAGTTGTTCTGCATCACAGAGAATCTGATTGTCCAGTGTCTGATATCCCTTTGCTGACAAGGCCTGGGCAACTCTttaaacaaaactgtgtttatATTGTTACTGGAGGGCTCTCGGGTTTGGGGCTTGAGACATTAAAGTTCATTGCCCATAATGGTGGAGGTTGTATTGCAACACTGTCAAGAAGTACTCCGACTGATGAAATGCAGTCTGAAATGGAGCTCCTCCAGAGAAGATATAGGGTTAAAATCATGAATGTCCAATGTGACGTTTCTGTGTCGTTGCAGGTCGTTGATGCGATCTCAAAGATTGAACACAGATTTTCTTCTTGTCCAATCAAAGGAGTGTTTCACAGTGCAGCAGTATTACATGATGCTTTAATCGAGACCCTTGATCAGTCCCTTTTTCGAAAGGTGCTGCAGCCCAAAGTGAGTGGAGCTCTAAATCTTCACTATGCAACACTTCACAAAAAACTGGATTTCTTTGTTTGCTactcctccatctcttcattCATTGGTAATCCCTCACAGTGTAACTATGCAGCAGCCAATTCCTTCCTCGACACATTCTGCCATTATCGGAGAAACCTTGGACTTGCTGGACAGTCCATCAACTGGGGTCCTTTGAACCTTGGTCTCTTGTTGAACAAAGACCATTTCCAAAAGTTCCTGGAGGCAAAAGGGATGATGACAATGGATGTGTGTGACATTCAAGAGGCGCTTGAAAAGTGTCTTCTGATGAACAGACCACAACAAGTCATATGCAGGTTCAACTTCAAAAATCTTCACATTCATGTACTTTCACAAAATGCGTCTCTCAGAGAGCGGCTTTCAGCTTTAGTGGAAATTGAGCTAAAAGATGATGCAAGTAATGAACTCAAGGATCAGCATTTGTCTTCCACACATGGAAGTCTGAGAACAATTGTGAGTGACATCAGCAATGTTAGTGTAGACGAGCTGCGTGATGACTCAGCTCTGTGTGCGCTGGGTATTGACTCGATGTTGGCCATGACTCTGCAGAATAAGATCTTCCAAGAGACAGGTGTGAATATACCTTTGGTTAGAATATTGGACCCCAACAGTACACTGACCACTTTGGAAACTATTGTAATGAAGAATGAATAA
- the LOC141014495 gene encoding ATP-dependent zinc metalloprotease YME1L1-like isoform X2, whose product MFSLSTSFQPQQMILPLSQLINALHSLKNSATASVQTLHRDFAPEHSSYLKEPTVSLRDLGLSDIRVSQLDELVSRLLPTSGPEEPLAVPSPWRTSHVSGDSFFHNKHGFSHRRLSVFGSPIFHRQYHSPLKEVCSELQFLPVWVQSRGFKTLRTKPRRMESGYDGPVESEPYTPAFMKGLLQREKGPEAQSLDHLLQQKNLPDNQQEAFKTGFTEGFMRSQAYTQRTQDSLRRTRVILLVLLLLGIYGLSRTPFLSVRFRTTSGLDSAVDPIQMKNVTFEHVKGVEEAKNELQDVVEFLKNPQKFTVLGGKLPKGILLVGPPGTGKTLLARAVAGEADVPFYYASGSEFDEMFVGVGASRIRNLFKEAKANAPCVIFIDELDSVGGKRIESPMHPYSRQTINQLLAEMDGFKPNEGVIVVGATNFAEALDNALIRPGRFDMQVTVPRPDVKGRTEILNWYLSKIKVDTAVNAEIIARGTVGFSGAELENLVNQAALKAAVDEKEMVTMKDLEFAKDKILMGPERKSVEIDKKNKTITAYHESGHAIVAYFTKDAMPINKATIMPRGPTLGHVSMLPENDRWSETRAQLLAQMDVSMGGRVAEELIFGDDNITTGASSDFDGATKIAKMMVTRFGMSDKLGVMTYGDVTKQSPETQAAIEQEVRVLLKDSYERAKNLLKTYSKEHKTLADALLQYETLDAKEIKMVLEGKSLDHQIPQ is encoded by the exons atgttttctctgtcaACGTCGTTTCAGCCACAGCAG ATGATACTGCCTCTCAGCCAGCTCATCAACGCCCTCCACTCTCTGAAGAACTCAGCCACAGCTTCAGTCCAGACCCTGCACAGAGACTTCGCTCCAGAGCACAGTTCATATCTCAAAGAG CCCACTGTGAGTCTGAGGGACCTTGGCCTGTCAGATATCAGGGTGAGTCAGCTGGATGAGCTGGTCAGCAGGTTACTGCCTACATCGGGACCAGAAGAACCTCTTGCTGTTCCTTCGCCATGGAGGACGAGTCACGTTTCCGGAGACAGCTTCTTCCACAACAAGCATG GGTTCTCACACAGAAGGTTGTCGGTTTTTGGCTCTCCAATATTCCACAGACAATACCACAGTCCTCTAAAAGAAGTGTGCTCAGAGCTACAATTCCTGCCTG TATGGGTCCAAAGTCGGGGTTTCAAGACACTCAGAACAAAGCCAAGACGAATGGAGTCTGGTTATGACGGCCCGGTGGAGTCTGAACCCTACACACCAGCCTTCATGAAG GGGTTGCTCCAGAGGGAAAAGGGACCAGAGGCGCAATCGCTGGACCACCTGCTCCAACAGAAGAATCTTCCAGACAACCAGCAGGAGGCTTTCAAGACTGGTTTCACTGAGGGCTTCATGAGGTCTCAGGCCTACACTCAGAGAACACAAG ACTCGCTGAGGAGAACCAGGGTGATCCTGTTGGTCCTCTTACTTCTTGGTATTTATGGCTTGTCAAGAACCCCGTTTCTCTCGG TGAGGTTCCGCACCACATCTGGTCTCGACTCAGCAGTCGACCCCATCCAGATGAAGAATGTGACATTTGAGCATGTCAAAGGGGTGGAGGAGGCGAAGAATGAATTACAAGATGTTGTCGAGTTTCTCAAGAACCCCCAGAAGTTTACTGTTCTCGGTGGAAAGCTGCCTAAAg GGATCCTCCTTGTAGGTCCTCCAGGCACAGGAAAGACTCTGTTAGCGCGAGCTGTGGCCGGGGAGGCCGACGTGCCTTTCTACTACGCCTCCGGTTCAGAGTTTGATGAGATGTTTGTGGGTGTTGGTGCGAGCAGAATCAGGAACCTTTTCA aagagGCAAAAGCGAATGCTCCCTGTGTGATCTTCATCGATGAGTTGGACAGCGTTGGCGGAAAGAGGATTGAGTCTCCTATGCATCCCTATTCCAGACAAACAAtcaaccagctgctggctgaaaTGGACGG GTTTAAACCAAATGAAGGCGTCATCGTTGTTGGTGCTACAAACTTTGCAGAGGCTTTGGATAA tgctcTGATAAGACCAGGAAGGTTTGACATGCAGGTGACGGTCCCTCGCCCGGACGTGAAGGGACGCACTGAAATTCTCAACTGGTACCTCTCCAAGATCAAAGTGGACACTG CTGTGAATGCGGAGATCATCGCCCGAGGCACAGTGGGCTTCTCTGGTGCGGAGCTGGAGAACCTGGTCAACCAGGCAGCCCTGAAGGCAGCCGTGGACGAGAAAGAGATGGTCACAATGAAGGATCTGGAGTTCGCCAAGGACAAGATCCTCATGG GCCCTGAGAGGAAGAGCGTTGAAATCGACAAGAAGAACAAGACCATCACAGCCTACCATGAGTCGGGCCATGCCATCGTTGCCTATTTCACCAAAGATGCAATGCCCATCAACAAGGCCACTATCATGCCTCGAGGCCCAACTCTTGGACAT GTGTCCATGCTCCCAGAGAATGACCGCTGGAGTGAGACGAGAGCTCAGCTGCTGGCTCAGATGGATGTCAGTATGGGCGGTCGAGTAGCAGAGGAGCTCATCTTTGGAGATGACAACATCACCACAG gAGCTTCCAGCGACTTCGATGGAGCAACCAAAATAGCTAAAATGATGGTGACCAGGTTCGGCATGAGTGACAAG CTCGGCGTCATGACCTACGGTGACGTAACCAAGCAGAGCCCCGAGACACAAGCTGCCATCGAACAGGAAGTCAGGGTTTTACTCAAG GACTCGTACGAACGTGCTAAAAACCTCCTGAAGACCTACAGCAAGGAGCACAAAACGCTAGCTGACGCCCTGCTACAGTATGAAACTCTTGACGCCAAAGAGATCAAGATGGTGCTGGAGGGCAAATCACTGGACCACCAGATACCTCAGTAG
- the LOC141014495 gene encoding ATP-dependent zinc metalloprotease YME1L1-like isoform X1, whose amino-acid sequence MFSLSTSFQPQQMILPLSQLINALHSLKNSATASVQTLHRDFAPEHSSYLKEPTVSLRDLGLSDIRVSQLDELVSRLLPTSGPEEPLAVPSPWRTSHVSGDSFFHNKHGFSHRRLSVFGSPIFHRQYHSPLKEVCSELQFLPVWVQSRGFKTLRTKPRRMESGYDGPVESEPYTPAFMKGLLQREKGPEAQSLDHLLQQKNLPDNQQEAFKTGFTEGFMRSQAYTQRTQDSLRRTRVILLVLLLLGIYGLSRTPFLSGKGSFSDAVRFRTTSGLDSAVDPIQMKNVTFEHVKGVEEAKNELQDVVEFLKNPQKFTVLGGKLPKGILLVGPPGTGKTLLARAVAGEADVPFYYASGSEFDEMFVGVGASRIRNLFKEAKANAPCVIFIDELDSVGGKRIESPMHPYSRQTINQLLAEMDGFKPNEGVIVVGATNFAEALDNALIRPGRFDMQVTVPRPDVKGRTEILNWYLSKIKVDTAVNAEIIARGTVGFSGAELENLVNQAALKAAVDEKEMVTMKDLEFAKDKILMGPERKSVEIDKKNKTITAYHESGHAIVAYFTKDAMPINKATIMPRGPTLGHVSMLPENDRWSETRAQLLAQMDVSMGGRVAEELIFGDDNITTGASSDFDGATKIAKMMVTRFGMSDKLGVMTYGDVTKQSPETQAAIEQEVRVLLKDSYERAKNLLKTYSKEHKTLADALLQYETLDAKEIKMVLEGKSLDHQIPQ is encoded by the exons atgttttctctgtcaACGTCGTTTCAGCCACAGCAG ATGATACTGCCTCTCAGCCAGCTCATCAACGCCCTCCACTCTCTGAAGAACTCAGCCACAGCTTCAGTCCAGACCCTGCACAGAGACTTCGCTCCAGAGCACAGTTCATATCTCAAAGAG CCCACTGTGAGTCTGAGGGACCTTGGCCTGTCAGATATCAGGGTGAGTCAGCTGGATGAGCTGGTCAGCAGGTTACTGCCTACATCGGGACCAGAAGAACCTCTTGCTGTTCCTTCGCCATGGAGGACGAGTCACGTTTCCGGAGACAGCTTCTTCCACAACAAGCATG GGTTCTCACACAGAAGGTTGTCGGTTTTTGGCTCTCCAATATTCCACAGACAATACCACAGTCCTCTAAAAGAAGTGTGCTCAGAGCTACAATTCCTGCCTG TATGGGTCCAAAGTCGGGGTTTCAAGACACTCAGAACAAAGCCAAGACGAATGGAGTCTGGTTATGACGGCCCGGTGGAGTCTGAACCCTACACACCAGCCTTCATGAAG GGGTTGCTCCAGAGGGAAAAGGGACCAGAGGCGCAATCGCTGGACCACCTGCTCCAACAGAAGAATCTTCCAGACAACCAGCAGGAGGCTTTCAAGACTGGTTTCACTGAGGGCTTCATGAGGTCTCAGGCCTACACTCAGAGAACACAAG ACTCGCTGAGGAGAACCAGGGTGATCCTGTTGGTCCTCTTACTTCTTGGTATTTATGGCTTGTCAAGAACCCCGTTTCTCTCGGGTAAAGGCTCCTTTTCTGATGCtg TGAGGTTCCGCACCACATCTGGTCTCGACTCAGCAGTCGACCCCATCCAGATGAAGAATGTGACATTTGAGCATGTCAAAGGGGTGGAGGAGGCGAAGAATGAATTACAAGATGTTGTCGAGTTTCTCAAGAACCCCCAGAAGTTTACTGTTCTCGGTGGAAAGCTGCCTAAAg GGATCCTCCTTGTAGGTCCTCCAGGCACAGGAAAGACTCTGTTAGCGCGAGCTGTGGCCGGGGAGGCCGACGTGCCTTTCTACTACGCCTCCGGTTCAGAGTTTGATGAGATGTTTGTGGGTGTTGGTGCGAGCAGAATCAGGAACCTTTTCA aagagGCAAAAGCGAATGCTCCCTGTGTGATCTTCATCGATGAGTTGGACAGCGTTGGCGGAAAGAGGATTGAGTCTCCTATGCATCCCTATTCCAGACAAACAAtcaaccagctgctggctgaaaTGGACGG GTTTAAACCAAATGAAGGCGTCATCGTTGTTGGTGCTACAAACTTTGCAGAGGCTTTGGATAA tgctcTGATAAGACCAGGAAGGTTTGACATGCAGGTGACGGTCCCTCGCCCGGACGTGAAGGGACGCACTGAAATTCTCAACTGGTACCTCTCCAAGATCAAAGTGGACACTG CTGTGAATGCGGAGATCATCGCCCGAGGCACAGTGGGCTTCTCTGGTGCGGAGCTGGAGAACCTGGTCAACCAGGCAGCCCTGAAGGCAGCCGTGGACGAGAAAGAGATGGTCACAATGAAGGATCTGGAGTTCGCCAAGGACAAGATCCTCATGG GCCCTGAGAGGAAGAGCGTTGAAATCGACAAGAAGAACAAGACCATCACAGCCTACCATGAGTCGGGCCATGCCATCGTTGCCTATTTCACCAAAGATGCAATGCCCATCAACAAGGCCACTATCATGCCTCGAGGCCCAACTCTTGGACAT GTGTCCATGCTCCCAGAGAATGACCGCTGGAGTGAGACGAGAGCTCAGCTGCTGGCTCAGATGGATGTCAGTATGGGCGGTCGAGTAGCAGAGGAGCTCATCTTTGGAGATGACAACATCACCACAG gAGCTTCCAGCGACTTCGATGGAGCAACCAAAATAGCTAAAATGATGGTGACCAGGTTCGGCATGAGTGACAAG CTCGGCGTCATGACCTACGGTGACGTAACCAAGCAGAGCCCCGAGACACAAGCTGCCATCGAACAGGAAGTCAGGGTTTTACTCAAG GACTCGTACGAACGTGCTAAAAACCTCCTGAAGACCTACAGCAAGGAGCACAAAACGCTAGCTGACGCCCTGCTACAGTATGAAACTCTTGACGCCAAAGAGATCAAGATGGTGCTGGAGGGCAAATCACTGGACCACCAGATACCTCAGTAG